In Mugil cephalus isolate CIBA_MC_2020 chromosome 11, CIBA_Mcephalus_1.1, whole genome shotgun sequence, the genomic window caagccaaacgtaccgtttactgccatttctcactttctaggttacagtgaggccaggcatgcatgctaaccatgctaacctctagctcatcAAGCAGGTGTTCggtggttagtaacagcgcgacgagtaaagtttccgtggctgcaaaatgacttcgggattaactctacccagagtataagtaactctactagtgtatgcctagtttaacaccaagaatgcAACCCTTCGCATTTGATATCCATACTGACTGTTGCACGAAAGGGGAAGtgtacttttgttttctgaattcCGCAGAATAGTGACTCAAGTCATCTGCAATGCGTATCGTCACCACCAGATGTCAGTTAAGTCATACCCATTCATCAAAGCAACCGAGAGATTCATTCATAAAACTGTACAGTCATCTGGCTTTAACACTGGTTATCACATTGATATAGACTGGAGCACTCAGTGCTTCAAAATGTACAGCATTTAATACCGATTGTAAGTCATTTTGGCCTCATGTTATAATCATcatactaaaaaataaatacattttaatcacaaaagagaaaaaaaaatgaacgcaATGCTTCTTGGGTCCTTTGGTTCGGAATTAGTTCTGATGGCAGGAATGGTTGGCAAAAGATTTGCCTGCATGGACAAAATGCGAATTTTCTCAAAAGTTGATAAAGTAGTCTATTACACAAACCTGACTCAAACACTCACAGGTTTAGGTGTTCTCTTTTCATCTATGGCTCCTCAGAGCCGTTCCTGCATAATAATCCTCCACAGTATGGAGGCAGGGCCGAACCATTTCATCCTTCACAGGGGCCCTCTATATGTTTACTCATAGccagaaacaagaaaaataaaataagacgaTGGTTTTTAGTTTGGTACATTGTAGATGGCGCATTATGTTAATGGCGATAGGTTAGTGATTTGACATTGGATAATTTACCTGACGTTTTAATTGTCAAGTGTCAGAGCCCCTGTCAGTCACAGTCCTTTAGACTCGTCCTAACTTTCCCGTTGACCGCCTGCCTCATTGGAAGACGTCGTCGCTCAGTGTCGAGAGAGAAATAACTCAGAAGAAGTAGGTGGGTGActaaactacaacacaacaattAGAAGGGAAATACGTGGACCAAGTGGTGGAAAAAATcgagttttttcttttgttttatttgaaaatatagAAGTCAAAGAACCCCATCATGGACCCAAAGCAGCAAGCGAGCGCTCCTCCGATGGGATGGTCTGATGAGAAGTCCTCCGTTGCGCCCCCTCCGCCCTACCAAGACAACCCGGGGTATGGTGAGCCAGGCCCGGGGTACCCACCTCAGCCGCAGGTAAGCACCGCAAATAATGACAAATGTAATGAATTgctgtaattaattaaatttgaagTACTTCAAACCTGTTTTTCGTTTTGCAATTAAGGGATTTTTGTGGGGGGGTAAGATAGTGCCCACCAATGTTCAGGAGATGCTTATTACAGTTTAGATCGGCTGTTGGGTCCAAATATGAGATTTAAAACATACTGtctcatctatttatttatttattttttattgtgcttcTTACAGCGAAATCGAAAGTGATCGTGTAATCCTTagatcataaaaaaaattcaagatcaatcaatcaaatcaatatttttcagTAGTAGTTAAAAGTTAACACCCACGCAAGTGTGCAGTTGTTTAGCATCTTCTGTCATTAGTTGCAAAAGCGTATGCTTGGTTTCAGTTGTTCGACACACCTGCTGCGGTTTATCTaaaggattttaaccctttattgATCAAGGGAGCATATACAGTCACTAAGGCACGCATTTTAAATTGTATCCCTGTGCCTCTCGGTGAGGTCTAGAAACATGCAGTTTTtgttcagccaatcagagaattttaaaatttcaggtcaaatgtggtctacaTATTCCACTGCGTGAATGCTGAGTGTAACTGCTTTATTGGGTAACATGAATGACTGTTCTAATGTTgcctaatgtgatgatgttacGTGCCTGACAATGGTCTAAGTAATGGtctccatgaaaaaaaaaaaaaaatgaaatgaaaaaaatcagcaaAGTCTTCTTATGCCCTACAATGACACTCTAAGGTTGAAATATAAAATTTCCAAATATTTCAATGACTGCCTTATAAAAGGTTAACAGCATTTCATGTGTGTGGCCAACAGGGCTATGGCTACCAGCCACAGTATGGAGGTCAATATGGGCAGCAGCCTTACGTCGCAGGGCAGCAGTACCCAGCGCAGCCGGTCACTGTCGCTGTCCAGCCCACAATGTACGTGACTCAAGCCCCTCTGGTTAACCCGGTGAACGACTACTTGTGCTACTCCATCTTCACCATGATCTGTTGCTGCATGCCACTTGGAATTGCTGCCCTCATCTACTCCGTCTCCGTAAGTTACTTGCATTTGCATCTGTCGGGTGTCAGTCTAAAAATTCcaaagaacaacaaagacaCCAGACAAAATCCAGACACCAAAAAGAAGAGCTCAAGATGGCACTAACGTCCAAAGTGCAATTAAGACATAGGAAAAAAACTAGTAACAAACCATAAAAGCACAAATACGAAAGCAGAAATGAACAGAGAACTGATTCACTAGGAAACCACAAGTGTGTGTGCCAATCAGTCAGTGAAAATACGCCACTAAATAATGCAAACCCCATGACAGTATTCTTCATAGAGTGGATACACCGTCCAAACACATCATGATTTGAGCCCTATGTGCAGCTGTCTTTATTCTTTACATATTATGTTATTGAGTTATAGCTATAGCTGGCAAGTTATATTGCTTacagtctgtattttttttcactaatgTTATATAATGAGACCAACTGACACTGGATTTTAGGAAGTAAAATGATCCGTTTAGCCAGATACCCAAGCTCCCTAGCTTCCCGGCTTGCATTAGACAGATGGGAAATAagttaataatgaatgaatgcaagGGTGGAATGCTTCCATAAGAGTGCATATACACATTgtatgcaatatatatatatatatatgtatatatatgatagGCTGATACTGACCAATAAAATCTATCATGCAGTACATCGGTTTGGCtgtaaagaacaacacaaatggTCATTAGGACTAAAAACATTCACCGCTCAATAGTGAGATGAcgccatttaaaataaaatgaataaagcacTCTAATTGCCTCATATTGACTTGCTAGTAGTACTATCAGTAATACTGATACCGCAGCTGTGGGAATACTGTGCATCGATGAGTAATCTCTCAGTAAAGCATTAATGCAACAATACCTCAGACTaacaatgtgaaaaataatTGGACACTGCTATTGTGAACATTAAGATGCAGGATCTGCATCTTGCATCTTAATgtttacaatatatatattgttattttggATCCAGGGAGTTCTGCTTTTGAAGAATATATCTTTAGATATTACTTACGGTATTAAGTTCAATATGTGTGAGTGCCAAGTTTGGTGGGATCTGGAAAGTGTAAGGAtgtcaacaaaaaaactattgacAAGAGCCTGGGTGGTCTTTAGTGTTATATAAGCCAAGAGGTTCATCCTCAGCCCTTTGTGTTTTAGACAAACTGGGGACATAGACTTTTACACATCTGGAGAGATCATGGCAACAGACAAATTTTTGTCTTGTGTAtttgtgatcttttttttatacttttgcaTTTTGGTTGTGTTATGTAATTCAGAAAGTTTGTTTCTACTTGAGTCTCTTGAGTgactcagcatttttttttcttgtgatccatgttaaatctatttattcagaaataaaattctaaaaatagaataaaattaatttgCACAAGTACATTCACGGCAGTCCTAAAGGAGTCAAAGGAATTTAACGCTTAAATGGCGCAAAATGTCTTGATATGTTCATTTTCTTATGCGGGaatctaaataatttaaatagttGCGAGAGTTCGAAACTTGAAAACTTCAGCGTATTACAGCATGTTTAGGCGGTgctgatgaatgtgtgtgtgtgaacttaCTTGGGGCAGACTTCTAAAGCAGCAGACGTTAAACTCTATTTAAAGGCCGTCTACATTTAGCACCTAGTATTTACATTGACCATGgcaacaacacagagaatacAATTCCACAGCCACACAGTTCAAGCACTCATTTGTGTTACGTCCTTCTGTATGTTAGCCCTTACCTTATCATCATTGAACACCCTGTGGTTAATATGTCTACGATCCTTTAAAGAACCTTCGCCTGTCATTTATCTCCAGCTGGTCATTTGATCCATCTGTCTGTGACTGTCATTTGTAGCCTTGACCTTATTTTACCTCATGTCTTCTTTCCCCAGATTTAGTTTAAATCATGTGACCCCAACGGTTAGTGACGTATGTCGGTACTTGAGTACATAAACCACAGTCACTTTAACCCAAGCCTATTGCGAAATATCTCAGAAACAAGTATTCGTGTGGTTTTGAGCATGATGGTGAGTTAGCATGAGCTGATCAATTTTATAgaacttttttatatatatacttcctTTTACTGTAGCTGCAGGAAATAGATTTACAAGTCACTCAGTACTGAGCACTCAGTGCTGAGTGCTGTTAACcgacaaatgtttcttttgttttagcatCTTGAAGCTGCTATCATTTACAGTTTTgcaatcattattttttatttattgcagatAACGGAAAACAAGTAAATACGTCTCTGCTTCCTTCATATTGAAGCCTTTagatcagtggttcccaaactaGGGAAAATTTGTCTGACCTgcgctcaccatcagttttcacctgtttgagggatagcgtggatcttacctgcaccagaaatagcacgaacattacgtacgagatttaaaaatgtagtattactgttgtttgaaatgccggtctgccgcatgaacgactcttgtttattatatcacgcaataggtcaaccggaaatcgggccgtattaatgtggtattatcccactgaaaataCACGTATTGcaacctagtgtggaggaggagaacagttgttcagattttctctgctgcatgtaaactgggacaaggactgtagtcagaaagaagaattttgagcatagctcgattaagctctgcatgtaaacgcactgattgtgtCCTCAACAGTGCCCAAAATCTGCTGAAGAAtctgctcttctccttggatACAGAGCAGCTAGCAGATGTTGCCAGTGTGCTGCCATtatcgttaaaaaagtgtgccatatatctatacaagctggatataaacacagtcgcacatgcattcctcgattggtgcaatttcccgaacGTGACGTAGGGCTAACtcacctatgcacttccattaacgatcgtgtaacaacacatttgatttgtttgcttcaaaaaatggacaaaaacctCTTATCTTCAGAGATCAGTTTCTTAttggagtagaccaaaactttgctctgtttttgagctgctcacagccctggagcttctacaatgatacagtctgacaggccgtccagagACAAAATCAGACAGGCAGGTCAacatcattgtgtaaattagcgggtcgACGTAGCATTCCTGCTCACATTGAAGCCGAGTCGAACCGATAAAATCCTGGGTCGATTGTCAAAAATGCGGAAGTTAGTGAGGTTGAGTAAGGTTGGGAACTACTGCTTTGGATAACCAAACCATAGGCGCactgctgtttgtgtctttgcagcTGACTGTGGACTTTTCACAGAGTAGTCTTTGATGGTTAACTGCTGGTCATCACCAACAAATTCTTGGTTGTTTAAGAGACTAGATCAAGCATGTCCAATGGAGTTTAACAAAGCCACATGGAAAATCCCACAAGGACTTAAGTTGTTCCTGTATTTACACAATCAGGATATAACGCCTTCATGGACTTTAGTTTCATTTCTCTTTAAACAGTTGCTCAACTTGTTGCCCATGCTGTTGGAGTTTGCTTCAGTTTCGTTCTGAGACACAGTGTCCTTGCTTGGGCATTCTTTTTGTAATAATTCAGctgtataaataataatcagtgaATACCAGAACTGTGTTGGCACATGTGTGCCAAAGAGTAATCATCTCCggtgtattttgtgtatttgtgcctgtagattaaaaaataaagacaaaatgtttaaatcagTGAGGTCCACAATGCTGTTAACGGAACTGATACACTGACtggccacaacaataaaaccactgacaggagaaataaataacattttgttacaattcagtgttctgctggggaacttttggacctgacatttgtgtggatgttacttagacatgtaccacccacctagaccaggccagacacccccaccctatagcaatgacactccttgatggcagcagccatccccagcaggatgcagcttgtcagacacacacacaaaaacagtttagcaacaactcaaaacacatgaaagacagcataaggtgttgacctggcctccaaattccctagatcccaaactgaataagtagcaagcctgatccacagagacccctcccctcaacccataggacccaaaggcccccactaacaacattcctttgccagacaccacacacAAGGCCCACGTCCACTCTCTTATGAGTCAGAAGTGCTTTGGAGGCCTGATCGGTTGTACAATGTATTTTGTTTCCATGATGTCCAAAAGTGAGTTTTAGCCGTTTATTTGTAGCACATTAGATTTACAGTTCTATTCcggg contains:
- the LOC125016343 gene encoding proline-rich transmembrane protein 1-like, with product MDPKQQASAPPMGWSDEKSSVAPPPPYQDNPGYGEPGPGYPPQPQGYGYQPQYGGQYGQQPYVAGQQYPAQPVTVAVQPTMYVTQAPLVNPVNDYLCYSIFTMICCCMPLGIAALIYSVSAREANLMGNRAVAERSSRTARTLNHVALGIGIGTFILFIVYAVVMTSVLSH